The proteins below are encoded in one region of Aggregicoccus sp. 17bor-14:
- a CDS encoding glycosyltransferase, with amino-acid sequence MALEGAGRPQRPLRLVQFLRSFHVGGTEVQAVELMRALPARYQLQVCVLQAGGPLLEAVRRLGHEPEAFPLNGSLAQANTALQVGRLASWLRRQQVDLVHVHDFYATSLAVPACRLTGVKVIVGRLDLAHWHGRARRAVHAQLTRLADHVVVNAEAIRTQLLTEEHLPSERVSVIPNGLDLARFDARVAAGLQAPLPLTGGDPVVLHVANMHHPVKRQEDLLQALCLLRSNGVRLHAFLVGDGWRRTALEQLGAQLGLRGWAHFLGMRADVPALYARASFGVLCSSAEGMSNAVMEGMAAGRAMVVTRVGGNPDLVLDGQRGLLVPPHEPAQLAAALRRLLVDPPLAHRLGAEARRFVERALSLEQLVARHDLLYQQVARGQAAPALRWAQESVG; translated from the coding sequence ATGGCGCTTGAGGGGGCAGGCCGCCCGCAGCGGCCGCTGAGGCTCGTGCAGTTCCTGCGCTCCTTCCACGTTGGCGGCACGGAGGTGCAGGCGGTGGAGTTGATGCGTGCGCTGCCCGCGCGCTACCAGCTCCAGGTCTGCGTGCTGCAGGCGGGCGGCCCGCTGCTGGAGGCGGTGCGCCGGCTCGGGCACGAGCCCGAGGCCTTCCCGCTCAACGGCTCCCTCGCCCAGGCCAACACCGCGCTGCAGGTGGGGCGGCTCGCGAGCTGGCTGCGGCGCCAGCAGGTGGACCTGGTGCACGTGCACGACTTCTACGCGACGAGCCTCGCGGTGCCCGCCTGCCGGCTCACCGGGGTGAAGGTCATCGTGGGGCGGCTGGACCTCGCGCACTGGCACGGGCGCGCGCGCCGCGCGGTGCACGCCCAGCTCACCCGCCTCGCCGACCACGTGGTGGTCAACGCCGAGGCCATCCGCACGCAGCTCCTCACCGAGGAGCACCTGCCCTCCGAGCGGGTGAGCGTCATCCCCAATGGGCTGGACCTCGCCCGCTTCGATGCGCGGGTGGCGGCCGGGCTGCAGGCGCCCCTGCCCCTCACCGGCGGCGACCCCGTGGTGCTGCACGTGGCGAACATGCACCACCCGGTGAAGCGGCAGGAGGACCTGCTGCAGGCGCTCTGTCTCTTGCGCAGCAACGGCGTGCGGCTGCACGCCTTCCTCGTGGGAGATGGCTGGCGCAGGACCGCGCTCGAGCAGCTGGGCGCGCAGCTGGGGCTGCGCGGGTGGGCCCACTTCCTCGGCATGCGCGCGGACGTCCCGGCGCTCTATGCGCGCGCCTCCTTCGGCGTGCTCTGCTCCTCGGCGGAGGGGATGTCCAACGCGGTGATGGAGGGGATGGCGGCAGGGCGCGCCATGGTGGTCACCCGCGTGGGCGGCAACCCGGACCTCGTCCTGGACGGACAGCGCGGCCTGCTGGTGCCGCCCCACGAGCCCGCGCAGCTCGCGGCCGCCCTGCGCCGCCTGCTCGTGGACCCGCCTCTCGCGCACCGCTTGGGCGCCGAGGCCCGGCGCTTCGTGGAGCGCGCGCTCTCGCTCGAGCAACTGGTGGCCCGCCACGACCTGCTCTACCAGCAGGTGGCGCGGGGGCAGGCCGCACCCGCCCTGCGCTGGGCGCAGGAGTCCGTGGGCTAG